Below is a genomic region from Fulvia fulva chromosome 5, complete sequence.
AGCAACAAGACCGGCGGCTGCATCGTTGCTTTGATCCCTACCACGCGACGCACCTAAGCTTTCAAGCTGCCGCGTATCCGCACGGCAAATGTCTTGAGGTCATCACCAAGAAGGTGGCGCTGCGAGTGCTATACAGAAAGTGTTTCTCGTTGCAACCATTCTGTTCATGTGTGTCGTAACACCAGCCAAGTAAGTTCCCTTCGCTACAAGACAAACATCTTTCATCGTCTATATTTCGTTCGTACTCAATTATTTGCCACCGAGAATTCAGCTCGCTATTAATGGTGCACAATGGCTCGCAAAGATAGACGTCCAAGAGCAGCGGGATGGACAGTACAAAAGCGCGACCATCCCGGGTCGACAGCCGAGGACATCAAAGACGAACCGGACTGGAGCACTACCAAGCACGTTACGAATGGCACGAAAGCTGGCACAATCGGAGGCGAGTACGACATAAAGCATTCAGCGGATGTGCAGTCTGCGAATGGTGATCTGCAACGGACGAAGGAAGCTTCAAAACAGGGTGCCTTGATCAACTTTCAGCAAGTTCTGAAAAACGACAAGGACTTTGGCTCGTCGCAATCAGAGGAGCACTGGGTTGGGTGGCGGTACATGCTGGATTACACAGAGGCCGGCATTAAAGACCAGGACTGGCCGATCAACGCCAGCAAACGAGAAGATGAATGGAGAAAGGATGGCGAGGAGAAAGAACAGAACGAGGAGGGCTCAAAGGATAATGCAGATGGTGAACAGGACGAGCAAAGAGCAAATGAGGAGGAAACCGAATACGATCGACTTACTCCTCAGAAACGAGCCTGCCTACGAGCGATCAAGGAGGAGAGCAAGTACATTCCCTACCTTGCGAACAACAACGGCAAGGGGCGTTCGAACGTACCAAATCATTCGTACACTTCGATCGACGAAGCGGACCAGCTGACACCCGATAGTTGGATACCAAGGTCACCAGAGCTGATTCGCCTCGTTGGCAAACATCCCCTCAACGCAGAAGCTCCACTATCGCGCATCTTCGACTCCGGCTTCACAACACCCAACGAACTATTCTATGTCCGAAGCCACGCAGCGGTGCCGCGACTGGTCTGGGAGACACACCTACTCGAGATCGTGACCTATGGTGGCAAGACTACCAAGCTTTCCATGAACGACATCAAGAAGAACTTTGACGCCCTCAATCTACCAATTTTCATGGCCTGCGACAACGGGCGTCGCCGCGAAATGAAGATGATGAAACAAACCAAGGGCTTCAATTGGGGTCCTGGCGCCGTAGGCTGTGCCTATTGGAAAGGACCACTTCTCCGCGACGTTCTTCTCGCTGCAGGCGTTCCCGAGCGCATGCCTGACCAGGATGAACAGCGATATTTTGTGCACTTCCGTGGAGCGGATGAGCCGAATGAGCATTATGAGACGAGTATCCCGTTTGAGTACATCATGGATGAGTACAATGATGTGTTGCTGGCGTATGAGATGAATGATGTCCCTTTGCCGCCGGACCACGGCTACCCGATTCGGTTGATGGTACCCGGGTATGTAGGTGGGCGGAATGTAAAGTGGTTGGAGAAGATCTGGATAGATAGCAAGGATAATAGTTGTTATATGCACATCTGGGACGATAGGGTGGTGGGTTATGCCTTTGGAGCTCGATGAATAATGTATGCTCACAGCACGGCAGGTTCCTAGCTTCATCGTAGACATGGATTCGGAGCTGGCGAGCCATTTCTTCCACCTGCCGGACACCACTGCCTACGAACAGATGCTCAACTCCGTCATCACTATCCCGCAGCAAGGCGAGACGATCGATCTCAAGAACATCACAAAGGCCAAAGAATACCGCATCCAAGGCTACGCATACAACAGCCACGGCGACGAAGTCCAAAGAGTCGAAGTCTCCCTAGACGACGGCAAGACCTGGATGTACTGTATCCGCACCTTTCCCGAAGCTCCCATTCGACACGGGAACAAGTTCTGGACCTGGTGCTTCTGGCACATCGACGTTACGGTCGCGGATCTGGTCAGGTCTCCCGGAATCACCGTCCGATGCTTCGACGTGAAGAAGATGACACAACCAGAGAAGCCCATCTGGAACATTCTCGGCTCGATGAATAACGCTCAGTACATCGTCCGTCCCGAGATGGTCACTGATGGAGATACGCCGCACATCATATTCCGCCACCCGGTCGAGTCTGGTAATGGCGAGGGTGGATGGATGAAGAATAGTGCAGAGAATGAGATTGCACAAGCTGGACAAAAGACTGATGTGCCGTCGAAGCAGTTTACGAAGGAGGAGATCGAGAAGCATAGTACAGAGCAAGACTGCTGGATCGTGGTGAACAACTGCGTCTACGATGCAACGAGTGTGCTGCCATGGCATCCAGGAGGTGCGGCGGCCGTC
It encodes:
- a CDS encoding Nitrate reductase [NADH], whose amino-acid sequence is MARKDRRPRAAGWTVQKRDHPGSTAEDIKDEPDWSTTKHVTNGTKAGTIGGEYDIKHSADVQSANGDLQRTKEASKQGALINFQQVLKNDKDFGSSQSEEHWVGWRYMLDYTEAGIKDQDWPINASKREDEWRKDGEEKEQNEEGSKDNADGEQDEQRANEEETEYDRLTPQKRACLRAIKEESKYIPYLANNNGKGRSNVPNHSYTSIDEADQLTPDSWIPRSPELIRLVGKHPLNAEAPLSRIFDSGFTTPNELFYVRSHAAVPRLVWETHLLEIVTYGGKTTKLSMNDIKKNFDALNLPIFMACDNGRRREMKMMKQTKGFNWGPGAVGCAYWKGPLLRDVLLAAGVPERMPDQDEQRYFVHFRGADEPNEHYETSIPFEYIMDEYNDVLLAYEMNDVPLPPDHGYPIRLMVPGYVGGRNVKWLEKIWIDSKDNSCYMHIWDDRVVPSFIVDMDSELASHFFHLPDTTAYEQMLNSVITIPQQGETIDLKNITKAKEYRIQGYAYNSHGDEVQRVEVSLDDGKTWMYCIRTFPEAPIRHGNKFWTWCFWHIDVTVADLVRSPGITVRCFDVKKMTQPEKPIWNILGSMNNAQYIVRPEMVTDGDTPHIIFRHPVESGNGEGGWMKNSAENEIAQAGQKTDVPSKQFTKEEIEKHSTEQDCWIVVNNCVYDATSVLPWHPGAPSDQALQKHRWVAAKLVNKKCVSHDTSQYTFQLPAGTQYLGIGTCQHIQFGFHMRDRMLMRPYTPTKPVVDRDGNVQPSDKDLRDGTGTFQLTVKTYFPDEGQPGGAFSNILDALPVGGEVEMKGPDGDAVYQGNGKFKIRGEEKTFKRISLVLGGTGLTPGYSLIARICLTPEDETELRVTDANKSEADILLREELEQYEENSDGQLKVTHVLSEPSEEWEGLRGYVTGEIMKKHLFGPDEGNVTLLCGPPAMIEKAALPALEEWGFAQDDNMFGL